From one Streptomyces sp. ICC1 genomic stretch:
- a CDS encoding glyceraldehyde-3-phosphate dehydrogenase: protein MTVNDDSFTNWKNREKIAESMIPIIGKLHRERDVTILLHSRSLVNKSVVSILKTHRFARQIAGEELSVTETLPFLQALTTLDLGPSQIDLGMLAATYAADDRGLSVEEFTAGAVSGATGANKIERGEGRDVVLYGFGRIGRLVARLLIEKTGSGNGLRLRAIVVRGGGEADLVKRASLLRRDSIHGQFQGTITVDEAKSTIIANGNEIKVIYANDPSEVDYTAYGIKNAILIDNTGKWRDREGLSKHLRPGVDKVVLTAPGKGDVPNIVHGVNHDTIKPDEQILSCASCTTNAIVPPLKAMADEYGVLRGHVETVHSFTNDQNLLDNYHSADRRGRSAPLNMVMTETGAASAVAKALPDLKAPISGSSIRVPVPDVSIAILSLRLGRETTREEVLDYLRDVSLTSPLKRQIDFTTAPDAVSSDFIGSRHASIVDAGATKVDGDNAILYLWYDNEFGYSCQVVRVVQYVSGVEYPTYPAPAV from the coding sequence GTGACTGTCAATGACGACTCGTTCACCAATTGGAAGAACCGCGAGAAGATCGCGGAGTCGATGATCCCGATCATCGGGAAGCTGCACAGGGAGCGGGACGTCACGATCCTGCTCCACAGCCGCTCCTTGGTGAACAAGTCCGTGGTCAGCATTCTCAAGACCCACCGCTTCGCCCGCCAGATCGCCGGTGAGGAGCTCTCGGTCACCGAGACGCTGCCGTTCCTGCAGGCACTCACCACGCTCGACCTCGGTCCCTCGCAGATCGACCTCGGCATGCTCGCCGCGACGTACGCCGCCGACGACCGCGGCCTGTCGGTGGAGGAGTTCACCGCCGGTGCCGTCTCCGGGGCCACCGGTGCCAACAAGATCGAGCGCGGCGAGGGCCGCGACGTCGTCCTCTACGGCTTCGGCCGCATCGGCCGGCTCGTCGCCCGCCTGCTGATCGAGAAGACCGGTTCCGGCAACGGCCTGCGCCTGCGTGCCATCGTCGTCCGCGGGGGCGGCGAGGCCGACCTCGTCAAGCGCGCCTCGCTGCTGCGCCGCGACTCGATCCACGGCCAGTTCCAGGGCACGATCACCGTGGACGAGGCGAAGAGCACGATCATCGCCAACGGCAACGAGATCAAGGTGATCTACGCCAACGACCCGTCCGAGGTCGACTACACGGCGTACGGCATCAAGAACGCCATCCTGATCGACAACACCGGCAAGTGGCGCGACCGCGAGGGGCTGTCCAAGCACCTGCGCCCCGGTGTCGACAAGGTCGTCCTGACGGCTCCCGGCAAGGGTGACGTCCCGAACATCGTGCACGGTGTCAACCACGACACGATCAAGCCGGACGAGCAGATCCTGTCCTGCGCGTCCTGCACCACCAACGCGATCGTCCCGCCGCTGAAGGCGATGGCGGACGAGTACGGCGTTCTGCGCGGCCACGTGGAGACCGTCCACTCGTTCACCAACGACCAGAACCTGCTGGACAACTACCACAGCGCCGACCGGCGCGGCCGCTCCGCGCCGCTCAACATGGTCATGACCGAGACCGGTGCCGCCTCCGCCGTCGCCAAGGCGCTGCCGGACCTCAAGGCGCCGATCAGCGGCAGCTCCATCCGCGTCCCGGTGCCGGACGTCTCGATCGCGATCCTCAGCCTGCGCCTGGGTCGCGAGACCACCCGCGAGGAAGTCCTGGACTACCTCCGCGACGTGTCGCTGACCTCGCCGCTCAAGCGGCAGATCGACTTCACCACGGCGCCCGACGCGGTCTCCAGCGACTTCATCGGCTCGCGCCACGCCTCCATCGTCGACGCCGGCGCGACCAAGGTCGACGGGGACAACGCGATCCTCTACCTCTGGTACGACAACGAGTTCGGCTACTCCTGCCAGGTCGTCCGGGTCGTCCAGTACGTCTCCGGCGTCGAGTACCCGACCTACCCGGCCCCGGCGGTCTGA
- a CDS encoding NAD(P)H-dependent oxidoreductase, whose amino-acid sequence MNISTGPGALRVLVLSGSSREGSVNTRLAALVAGQVERSGAVVDLARIGDFTMPTYDGDTEAAEGPPAGAAALRERLLAAQALVIASPEYNASVPGVVKNAVDWVSRFRPQPFKDKQTLLVSASPSMVGGNRGLWALRVPLEHLGARVYPDMFSLAMAHSAFGADGELTEAGLRERLADTIDSFLALAEADTRYLCLQRRWYEFLGDESSAPVTQRAEG is encoded by the coding sequence CTGAACATCAGCACCGGACCCGGCGCGCTACGGGTCCTCGTCCTCTCCGGGTCCTCCCGCGAGGGTTCGGTGAACACCCGGCTCGCCGCCCTCGTCGCCGGGCAGGTCGAGCGCTCGGGCGCCGTCGTGGACCTCGCCCGGATCGGGGACTTCACGATGCCCACGTACGACGGCGACACGGAGGCGGCCGAGGGCCCGCCCGCCGGGGCGGCGGCCCTGCGCGAACGGCTGCTGGCGGCCCAGGCCCTCGTCATCGCCTCGCCCGAGTACAACGCCTCGGTGCCCGGCGTGGTGAAGAACGCCGTCGACTGGGTCTCCCGGTTCCGGCCGCAGCCCTTCAAGGACAAGCAGACGCTGCTGGTGTCCGCCTCGCCGTCGATGGTCGGCGGGAACCGCGGCCTCTGGGCGCTGCGCGTGCCGCTGGAACACCTCGGGGCCCGGGTCTACCCGGACATGTTCAGCCTCGCCATGGCGCACTCCGCCTTCGGCGCCGACGGCGAGCTGACCGAGGCGGGCCTGCGCGAGCGGCTGGCCGACACGATCGACTCCTTCCTCGCCCTGGCCGAGGCCGACACCCGCTACCTGTGCCTCCAGCGGCGCTGGTACGAGTTCCTCGGCGACGAGAGCAGCGCCCCGGTCACGCAGCGTGCCGAGGGCTGA
- a CDS encoding 3-hydroxybutyrate dehydrogenase: MTSELASSPPLPLRGRVALVTGGGSGIGRACSVALAEAGATVHVVDIDAAAAKAVAGLVGGHAHVADLADPAAIGELPEAVDILVNSAGLQHVAPITRFPPERFALIQQVMVTAPFLLLRRVLPHMYAAGWGRVVNISSVHGLRASAYKSAYVAAKHGLEGLSKVAAIEGAPYGVTSNCINPGYVRTPLVEGQIQDQAAAHGIAADDVLSEVLLTRSPIKRLIEPEEVAAAAVWLCGPHTGYVTGSSLPLDGGWGAN; encoded by the coding sequence ATGACGAGCGAACTTGCTTCTTCCCCGCCGCTGCCGCTGCGCGGGCGCGTCGCCCTGGTGACGGGCGGTGGCAGCGGCATCGGCCGGGCGTGCTCCGTGGCCCTGGCCGAGGCCGGGGCCACCGTGCACGTGGTCGACATCGACGCGGCGGCGGCCAAGGCGGTCGCCGGCCTCGTCGGCGGCCACGCGCACGTCGCCGACCTGGCCGATCCCGCCGCCATCGGGGAGCTGCCCGAAGCCGTCGACATCCTGGTCAACAGCGCCGGACTCCAGCACGTCGCCCCGATCACGCGGTTCCCGCCCGAGCGCTTCGCCCTGATCCAGCAGGTGATGGTCACCGCGCCCTTCCTGCTGCTGCGCCGCGTGCTGCCGCACATGTACGCCGCCGGCTGGGGCCGGGTGGTCAACATCTCCAGCGTCCACGGGCTGCGCGCCAGTGCGTACAAATCGGCCTACGTCGCGGCCAAGCACGGCCTGGAGGGGCTGAGCAAGGTCGCGGCGATCGAGGGTGCCCCGTACGGCGTGACCAGCAACTGCATCAATCCGGGCTACGTGCGCACCCCGCTGGTCGAGGGGCAGATCCAGGACCAGGCCGCCGCGCACGGGATCGCCGCGGACGACGTCCTGTCCGAGGTGCTGCTGACCCGGTCGCCGATCAAGCGGCTCATCGAGCCCGAGGAGGTCGCCGCGGCCGCCGTCTGGCTGTGCGGACCGCACACCGGCTACGTCACGGGCTCCTCCCTCCCCCTGGACGGCGGCTGGGGCGCCAACTGA
- a CDS encoding sensor histidine kinase, translated as MRRPAKHLITWWPPSAWRMPTGRPLIARPVAADVVLAAAFFAVMLVEQLGPTEGADTPTTRAVMFAAAVAGPLACRRTAPLASYLVGTAALSVEALWGRENPLSPYANLIGLYSLGLHASRTRAWTGPFAAFLGMIAYFTGQQDRDFWSVVPAGVLFLWLLVWAIGFGAARRLEERDATQLRLREEVIAGERARMARELHDLVGHTVNVMLIQAGATRRLLNRDPERAREVLGQLEDSGREALEELDRVLGLLRRTAPAGSQPKLDDLSRLTDRMAQAGISVAAHVDPGRDELPSSIDMSAYRIVQEALTNTVKHARAGSADVTVRRVGDRLDIEVSDDGQGAGNGYEPGRGLLGIAERVSILGGRLEHGQGEQGGFRLHVSLPVR; from the coding sequence ATGCGCCGACCCGCGAAGCACCTGATCACGTGGTGGCCCCCCAGTGCGTGGCGGATGCCGACGGGCCGGCCGCTGATCGCCCGCCCCGTCGCCGCGGACGTCGTACTCGCCGCGGCCTTTTTCGCCGTCATGCTCGTCGAACAATTGGGGCCGACCGAAGGGGCGGACACGCCCACGACGCGCGCCGTCATGTTTGCCGCGGCGGTCGCCGGACCGCTGGCCTGCCGCAGGACCGCGCCGCTGGCCTCGTACCTGGTGGGTACCGCGGCCCTGTCCGTCGAAGCGCTGTGGGGTCGGGAGAACCCGCTCTCCCCGTACGCGAACCTGATCGGCCTGTACTCCCTCGGCCTGCACGCGAGCCGCACCCGGGCCTGGACCGGTCCGTTCGCCGCGTTCCTCGGCATGATCGCCTACTTCACCGGACAGCAGGACCGCGACTTCTGGTCCGTGGTGCCGGCCGGAGTGCTCTTCCTGTGGCTCCTCGTCTGGGCCATCGGCTTCGGCGCCGCGCGGCGCCTGGAGGAACGCGACGCGACCCAACTCCGGCTTCGCGAGGAGGTGATCGCGGGGGAGCGTGCCCGGATGGCGCGTGAGCTGCACGACCTCGTCGGCCACACCGTCAATGTGATGCTCATTCAGGCCGGCGCCACCCGGCGACTGCTCAACCGCGACCCGGAGCGCGCCCGCGAGGTGCTCGGGCAACTGGAAGACTCCGGCCGCGAGGCACTGGAGGAACTCGACCGGGTCCTGGGCCTGTTGCGCCGCACCGCGCCGGCCGGATCCCAGCCGAAGCTCGACGACCTGAGCCGTCTCACGGATCGGATGGCGCAGGCCGGGATCAGCGTGGCGGCACACGTGGATCCCGGCCGGGACGAACTCCCCAGCAGCATCGACATGTCGGCGTACCGGATCGTGCAGGAGGCGCTCACCAACACGGTCAAACACGCCCGCGCCGGATCCGCCGACGTGACCGTCCGCCGGGTGGGGGACCGCCTCGACATCGAGGTCAGCGACGACGGCCAGGGCGCAGGCAACGGCTACGAGCCCGGACGAGGACTGCTCGGCATCGCCGAACGCGTGTCGATCCTGGGCGGCAGGCTCGAACACGGGCAGGGCGAGCAGGGCGGGTTCCGCCTGCACGTCTCGCTTCCGGTTCGATGA
- a CDS encoding response regulator transcription factor, with amino-acid sequence MTRHADGAANDEHRIKIVVADDDALLQAGLELILGTEDGLEVAGRAADGIQAVRLCHELVPDVILMDVRMPGIDGVEATRRIVAAGLPTRVLVLTTFHHDEYVWSAIRAGASGFLLKRASPERLIDAVRTVAAGQAVLDPAVTRDILTRLAAQPAPTRSGSLRAPADARLERLTAREREVLRQVAHGLSNTEIAELLSLAESTVKTHVKRILAKLDARDRAQAVAISYQSGLMPT; translated from the coding sequence ATGACCCGGCACGCCGACGGAGCGGCCAACGACGAGCACCGGATCAAGATCGTGGTGGCCGACGACGACGCCCTGCTCCAGGCCGGCCTCGAACTGATCCTCGGGACCGAGGACGGCCTGGAGGTGGCCGGGCGGGCAGCGGACGGCATCCAGGCCGTCCGCCTGTGCCACGAACTCGTCCCCGACGTCATCCTGATGGACGTACGGATGCCCGGCATCGACGGGGTCGAGGCGACCCGGCGGATCGTGGCCGCCGGTCTGCCGACCCGGGTGCTGGTCCTGACGACGTTCCACCACGATGAATACGTATGGAGCGCGATCCGGGCCGGCGCGAGCGGTTTCCTCCTCAAACGCGCGTCCCCCGAACGCCTCATCGACGCCGTACGGACCGTCGCGGCCGGTCAGGCCGTGCTGGATCCGGCCGTCACCCGCGACATCCTGACCCGGCTTGCGGCCCAGCCCGCACCCACGCGCTCAGGGAGCCTGCGGGCGCCGGCCGACGCCCGCCTGGAGCGACTCACCGCCCGCGAACGCGAAGTGCTGCGGCAGGTCGCCCACGGCCTGTCCAACACGGAAATCGCGGAGCTGCTTTCCCTCGCAGAATCCACCGTCAAGACCCACGTGAAGCGGATCCTGGCCAAGCTCGACGCCCGCGACCGGGCCCAAGCGGTGGCGATCTCGTACCAGAGCGGCCTGATGCCGACTTGA
- a CDS encoding DUF3732 domain-containing protein: protein MPGRRFHRPRDHAVRRRELRGRRPGSSLLGQAEAQAYTRCRINAYLGQISTTTGSGHLQRLQADVSIAQQRVQGREEQLDSEAIDDKLTHSLRYVSGKMTSHARFLRLEHGDGLVRLNPKKLTVVTDTPDGITELLRIGSGSGKTHVCYHLAAHLAVHQYFTANSRPVPRLLMLDRPTQPYGPSDTAKARGRREDLALVEDRATVTGLFKLMQQVATEPAPGFQIIVSDHADLPHRWYQDSIRYDWRGGEKLIPTTWLDINPTP, encoded by the coding sequence GTGCCCGGGAGGCGTTTTCACCGGCCGCGCGACCATGCCGTACGCCGTCGGGAACTGCGCGGCCGGCGCCCGGGCAGCAGCCTCCTGGGACAAGCTGAGGCCCAGGCCTACACCCGCTGCAGGATCAACGCCTACCTGGGCCAGATCAGCACCACAACCGGCAGCGGTCACCTCCAGCGTCTGCAGGCAGATGTCTCCATCGCGCAGCAACGTGTCCAAGGACGGGAAGAGCAGCTCGACAGCGAGGCCATCGACGACAAGCTCACCCACAGCCTCCGCTACGTCAGCGGCAAGATGACCAGCCACGCCCGGTTCCTCAGACTCGAGCACGGCGACGGACTGGTCCGCCTGAACCCGAAGAAGCTCACCGTCGTCACCGACACCCCTGACGGCATCACCGAACTGCTCCGCATCGGCAGCGGCAGCGGCAAGACCCATGTCTGCTACCACCTGGCCGCCCATCTCGCCGTGCACCAGTACTTCACCGCGAACAGCCGGCCCGTGCCCCGCCTCCTCATGCTCGACCGGCCGACCCAGCCCTACGGCCCCTCCGACACGGCCAAAGCACGAGGACGACGGGAAGACCTCGCCCTCGTCGAAGACCGTGCGACAGTCACCGGCCTCTTCAAGCTCATGCAACAGGTCGCCACCGAGCCGGCTCCCGGCTTCCAGATCATCGTCAGCGACCACGCCGACCTGCCCCACCGCTGGTACCAGGACTCCATCCGCTACGACTGGCGCGGCGGCGAGAAACTCATCCCCACCACCTGGCTCGACATCAACCCCACCCCGTAA
- a CDS encoding class E sortase, giving the protein MVVLLAACSTTQAAAGAAAPAPPKMAAAPASAPAASAARPSEPPVTSVQTEASVLSIPSVGITGLRVIPYEGTTDDAPGTRIQDKGVAASPYGKRGGVAPGQAGNFLVTAHRLSAGGPLRDLPAVAKGDSVLVTVGDVVYTYEIIASRKTSFRSERSLSEQRAAVPGKPGAAPTQAMITISTCATPEDHAEGNFWSDAQGNPEHRIDKIGVLRETTAAPPAG; this is encoded by the coding sequence ATGGTCGTCCTGTTGGCGGCTTGCAGCACCACTCAGGCTGCCGCCGGCGCGGCGGCTCCCGCACCGCCGAAGATGGCAGCGGCACCCGCTTCGGCCCCGGCCGCCTCCGCCGCGCGGCCGTCCGAGCCACCGGTTACCTCCGTGCAGACCGAGGCCTCCGTCCTGTCCATACCCTCGGTGGGCATAACCGGGCTGCGCGTGATTCCCTACGAGGGCACCACCGACGATGCGCCCGGCACCCGTATTCAGGACAAGGGTGTGGCGGCCAGCCCATACGGGAAGCGTGGCGGAGTCGCGCCCGGCCAGGCGGGCAATTTCCTGGTCACCGCGCACCGCCTGTCGGCGGGCGGCCCGCTGCGTGACCTGCCCGCCGTGGCGAAGGGCGACTCGGTGCTCGTGACCGTGGGCGATGTGGTGTACACGTACGAGATCATCGCGAGCCGCAAGACGTCCTTCCGGTCAGAACGCTCGCTGAGCGAGCAGCGCGCCGCGGTCCCCGGAAAGCCGGGTGCGGCCCCGACCCAGGCCATGATCACGATCTCGACCTGCGCCACCCCGGAAGACCATGCCGAAGGCAACTTCTGGAGCGATGCCCAGGGCAATCCCGAGCACCGAATCGACAAGATAGGCGTTCTCCGCGAGACGACCGCAGCGCCGCCTGCCGGATAG
- a CDS encoding sortase encodes MSQRAFLDSHAVSAVLTSAALALLLTTPGAPAAATGSAAAAGPQSAVLSIPAIGVSELPVVPYRGSPDDSPGTRIQDRGVAASPHGPAGGVGPGEVGNYIVTGHRIVAGGPLRALPSLPTGASVVVTSGGVTYTYTITTTRTTSFRSQSAMAAQRAAVPGFPGAAPTRAMITVTTCLTPEDDAAGNHWRDAQNNPEHRIDKIGVLTATTS; translated from the coding sequence ATGTCCCAGCGCGCGTTCCTCGACTCCCATGCCGTGTCGGCGGTGCTCACCAGCGCCGCCCTCGCCCTCCTGCTGACGACGCCCGGCGCGCCCGCGGCAGCGACCGGGTCGGCCGCAGCGGCGGGCCCGCAGTCAGCCGTGCTGTCGATTCCGGCCATCGGCGTGTCCGAGCTTCCCGTCGTCCCGTACCGCGGGAGCCCCGACGACTCGCCGGGCACTCGAATCCAGGACCGGGGCGTGGCCGCCAGTCCGCATGGTCCCGCCGGTGGCGTCGGCCCCGGCGAGGTGGGCAACTACATCGTCACCGGACACCGCATCGTGGCGGGCGGGCCACTGCGGGCGCTGCCGTCACTGCCAACGGGCGCGTCCGTCGTCGTGACCTCCGGCGGTGTGACCTACACGTACACGATCACCACTACCCGGACGACCTCTTTCCGCTCCCAGTCCGCCATGGCCGCGCAGCGCGCCGCTGTCCCCGGCTTCCCCGGCGCCGCCCCTACCCGCGCGATGATCACGGTGACCACCTGTCTCACGCCCGAGGACGATGCGGCAGGCAATCACTGGCGGGACGCGCAGAACAACCCCGAGCACCGCATCGACAAGATCGGCGTCCTCACAGCAACCACGTCCTGA
- a CDS encoding SMI1/KNR4 family protein yields the protein MKQEFDLAAALAGGVEGRSGAWDFIQGFAAHWAGALESGDGWSEADLAAAEERLGVRLPAALREAYLLFGRRRDLTGNHDVLLGPAELYVDDAKEALVFRHENQGAASWGILLHTLQDDDPAVFIRSDLADKTAERWESWLERLSLCFVEIVLSESVQADGEPCDFLEPDDDSVELLEETCVRLPFPPYPLGEEDHAIRWFLGQDALLRDDGMAILARGRTAEDLDRVRDLIPGDWLDDDR from the coding sequence ATGAAACAAGAGTTCGATCTCGCTGCGGCTCTCGCCGGCGGCGTCGAAGGACGCAGTGGTGCATGGGACTTCATCCAGGGGTTCGCTGCCCATTGGGCCGGCGCCCTGGAGAGCGGCGACGGGTGGTCGGAGGCCGATCTGGCCGCGGCCGAGGAGAGGCTGGGTGTTCGGCTGCCGGCGGCGTTGCGCGAGGCGTACCTGCTGTTCGGGCGCCGCCGGGACCTGACCGGCAATCACGATGTGCTGCTCGGCCCGGCGGAGCTGTACGTGGACGATGCCAAGGAGGCCCTGGTCTTCCGGCACGAGAATCAGGGAGCCGCCTCCTGGGGCATCCTCCTCCACACCCTCCAGGACGACGACCCTGCGGTGTTCATCCGGTCGGACCTGGCCGACAAGACCGCCGAGCGGTGGGAAAGCTGGCTGGAGCGTCTCTCCCTCTGCTTCGTCGAGATCGTTCTGTCGGAGTCCGTCCAGGCCGACGGAGAGCCGTGCGACTTCCTTGAGCCCGATGACGACAGCGTCGAACTGCTGGAGGAGACCTGCGTCCGGCTGCCGTTCCCGCCGTATCCCCTCGGCGAGGAAGACCACGCGATTCGCTGGTTCCTGGGCCAGGATGCCCTCCTGCGCGACGACGGCATGGCCATTCTGGCCCGTGGCCGGACGGCGGAAGACCTCGACCGTGTTCGTGACCTGATCCCGGGCGACTGGCTCGACGACGATCGCTGA
- a CDS encoding nucleotidyl transferase AbiEii/AbiGii toxin family protein, translating into MKLSDLHRRLLAAVIDIGAPYPLVITGGYAVQAHGLVEHLSQELDVATENPAPMAEIAAGLEQGLTSRGWQVRVIAVDPLSARLMAVDPATGEECEVDVLKEHFWNPPALSAYGPVLTLDSVIGTKVRALADRGAARDFIDVHAASRHRTTADLERLGERHGRDEFRLQGLRDRLTGADRADDYEFAAYGLTEDDIAELRTWARRWADDLDQRLHDHDHGA; encoded by the coding sequence GTGAAACTGAGCGACCTGCACCGACGGCTCCTCGCCGCCGTGATCGACATCGGCGCCCCGTACCCCCTCGTGATCACCGGCGGGTACGCCGTCCAGGCCCACGGCCTGGTCGAACACCTCAGCCAGGAACTCGACGTCGCCACCGAGAACCCCGCCCCGATGGCGGAGATCGCCGCCGGCCTGGAGCAGGGCCTGACGTCGCGCGGCTGGCAGGTGCGCGTGATCGCCGTGGACCCCTTGTCGGCCAGGCTGATGGCGGTCGACCCCGCCACCGGTGAGGAGTGCGAGGTCGACGTGCTCAAGGAGCACTTCTGGAACCCGCCGGCCCTCAGCGCGTACGGGCCCGTCCTCACCCTCGACTCCGTCATCGGTACGAAGGTCCGCGCCCTGGCCGACCGTGGGGCGGCCCGCGACTTCATCGATGTCCACGCAGCCTCCCGCCACCGCACCACGGCCGACCTCGAGCGCCTCGGCGAGCGGCACGGCCGCGACGAGTTCCGCCTCCAGGGCCTTCGCGACCGCCTCACCGGAGCGGACCGGGCGGACGACTACGAGTTCGCCGCCTACGGCCTCACCGAGGACGACATCGCCGAGCTCCGCACCTGGGCCCGCCGCTGGGCCGACGACCTCGACCAGCGCCTGCACGACCACGACCACGGCGCTTGA